The DNA window ACAGCCCGTAACCCCCAATGGAAATGCCTTGCGGATTGGCATCCCACTGAGGGAATTGAATTCCCAGTGGCTCAAACAACCGAGGCCGCAGATACTCAACAACAGTCTCGCCAGTCACTTTCTGCAGAATGGCAGACAACATAAACGTGGCCGGTGTATTGTACCGAAAGTGTGTTCCCGGCTTATGTGGGACAGGATGGGCGAGGAATGCTTTGATCCAGTCAGATTCGTTGCGAAGGTTGACTTCGTCCTGATGCCCCGCCGACATGGACAATAGATCTCGAACCCGCATCGCTTTCAAGTTCGAAGACGGCTCCTCAGGCGCTGACTCGGGAAAGAAATCAAGCACCGGATCGTTGATTGACAGTCTTCCTTCCTCGACCGCGAGACCGATTGCCGTCGAAGTGAAACTCTTGCTGAGTGACCACAAAACGTGCGGTTTGTCTGGCGACTCCGGTGCCCACCATGCTTCAGCAACAACATACCCATTGCGGACAAGCATGAAGCTGTGCATCGAGTCGACTTCCCGGTCGGCCGTTTCGATGAACTCCAAAACACCTTTCGAAGAGACCCCCTGAGATTCCGGAGTGCTTCTCGGAAGAGAGGAAGCCGTCGCTGAATCTTCCGCTGTACCAACAACACCAATACTCGTCACCGAAGCAACGGACATCAAAACAGCCACAAGCTTCAGACCTGTGAACCAGTTCGATCGGCCGGAATGAACTCTGAACATAGAACGACCTCGGGTGGGAACAAGTGAGTAAAAAGAACAGGAGTCGGAATCGAATTTCGAGTGACTCTTAACGCGAAGATATTCGTTCGGCTGCCTGATTCACAGCAACAGGCGCGTTTCTCTCGCAATGCGACGGACGTTCGAGGCAACAGGTGTCGATTCATCTCACGCAGATCCAACCGATTGACTCGAGTCTGCGAAGAATATTGTCGTTGATTTCCCGACTCGCATGCACACAATGAGAGAACTTCAAGCACGACAATCGAACATTCATTGCGAGCGAGATTAGAATTCGAGATCATTCACACCTGTAAGAATCATCGAATTCAGATCGTCGGCATGCCGAGAATTCGAGCCAAAGCTCGTCGAGCGTCGGATCCTCTTCAACATCAGTGAGAAAACTCAATCATGAGATACGGACTTTTGATCGCTGCCCTGCTCTGTTTCTGGCTGACAAGTGGGATCGAATCGCAATCGATCGCCGGAGAGTTTAACGAAGTCAAAAGCTATCTCGATCCCGCTCCTGAATGGGAATCACTCCCGAATGCCAACGGTGATCCGCTCGCCTTCTCGGACTTCAAAGACGCCAACGTTCTTGTCGTCGCTTTCACATGCAACAGTTGTCCTTACGCAGTCGACTACGAAGATCGCCTGATTCACCTGACCGAGCACTACAAAGCATCGGACAAAAATGTACAGGTCGTCGCGATCAACGTTAATCTGGTCGACGCCGATCTGCTCGACGCGATGAAAGTTCGCGCGAAAGAAAAGAGCTTTCCGTTTCCCTACCTGTTCGATGAAACACAGCAGATTGCCAGAGCCTATGGAGCTTCCCGCACTCCAGAATTCTTCGTCCTGAACAAAGACCGGCAGATCGTCTACATGGGCGCCTTCGACGATGACACCAATGCAGATCAGACATCGAAGCACTACGTCAAAGACGCGATCGAAGCAGCTTTGAAAGGTGATCGTCAGGAAGTCGTCGAAACAGTGCCGATCGGTTGTTCGATTCGCTTTCTCTCCGAGCGCGAAATGGACCGTTACAAGAAGAAACAAGCTCGCAAGAAGAACTCATAACAAGGTCTCGCTACAGCTTTCTAAAACTCTCACATTTAGAGCAGTTCCAGATGCCCGGTGATTGCGTCGATTTTGTCGGACCGATCCGGGCCAATTGCGAGGCAGGTTTTCGTCGGTTGACCGTGAAACTCGGTCTTTCCGCTATCAACGATCAAGTGAACTTCCAAGCCAGCTTCAACAGCTGCGTCGTGGATTTCCATCAATTCTTCTTCGCTGTTGACGCGACAACAGATCTTGGCGAAGCGAGACTTTAACCACCCTTGCTGGTCGTTCGTCAACTCGTTGAGCGAAACTGCTTCTTTCTGACGGAGCGGATTTGCGAGAAACGACATTGAAGCGTGGGCTCCCTGCGCGATCTGTTTGCCTCTCCTCATTTTCAGATCATGCCGCATCACAATGACCTGCTTAACAGGAGCATCTGCAGGTGAGTCGTGCTCTGCTTGCGACTTCGGCCGTCGTCCAATCAGCAATGCCAGTTCGCGCCACTTCCAATAGCAATCCACATCTTCAAACCCAATATTTCTCAACCACTGCAATTGTGTTTCCACATCGAGTAGCTGATTCGACGGATCTTCCCCGGTCTCGATGGCACTGATGGCTTTCATGAAAGCTGCATGCACGTTGTCGTTGGGAGACGCAACATGCTCAAGGTTACAGAACACACCACCCGGATCGAGATGTTCGAAGACTTCCTGATAAAGTTCACGTTTCCGTCGATGTGAACAGTGGTGAATCGCAAAGCTTGAAACGACCGCGTCGAACGTTCCCAGCTCACCCAAAGGTTGTCCCAAGTCATGCTCAACGAACTGAACGCGTTCGTTCCCGTCCCATAGCTCTCTCGCGCGACGCAACATCGCTGGCGAAAAATCGAGGCCGACACCAACTGCGTTTGGGCAATGCTGAAGAACCAAATTCAGCAAGTGGCCATCTCCACAACCAAGATCGAGAATCCGCTTCGACGTCGTCGGCAGTTCCGCCAACAACGTCGATTCTCCAGCTGCCCGTTGGGGAACTTCATCTTTGATTTCGAGATACGCAGTCGTGTGCTCTTCACTGAGCCATTCGCTTGGCAACGGAATTCCCCTCTTCAACAACTTCAAGCAGCACACTTATGACGTTGTGGACATTCACATTTTCACTCTGCACACAACGGGCAGGCCACTTTCGACGAAGACTTCGCTGCTCGTGTCGACCATACAGAACCAAACACAAGGACGCTCCGAGTGTCAGACGGACGAATCATCAGATGGTTCGCATTGATCCAGATGAGCGCACGATGTTTTTCGAAATCGCACCGATCCAATCAATCAAACGCATTCCGCACGTTGCAACGAAGCATTGCGGGACTGCCGAACGCCGAAGTCTACTTCTTCTCAGCAGACTGCTTCTGTGGTTGCCGCGGAGGTCTTTCTGCCGACTTAGCGCCCCGGGGACGAATCAGCGGGGCGACCGGTCGTCGATTCTCTTCAATCTCAGCCTGATGGGCTTCCCAACTCGCCTGAAGTCGTGCGACGACTTCGGGGTGAGTGGAAGCGACGTTGGTCGTCTCACCGATGTCTGCCACAGTGTCATAAAGCTGCACAGGTTGCTCTGACGGTTCCTGTCCGGCGATGTCGGCATTACGCTGCCCCTTAGTTCCCTCTGCCCATGGATAGTACTTCCACTTACCACT is part of the Thalassoglobus sp. JC818 genome and encodes:
- a CDS encoding serine hydrolase: MFRVHSGRSNWFTGLKLVAVLMSVASVTSIGVVGTAEDSATASSLPRSTPESQGVSSKGVLEFIETADREVDSMHSFMLVRNGYVVAEAWWAPESPDKPHVLWSLSKSFTSTAIGLAVEEGRLSINDPVLDFFPESAPEEPSSNLKAMRVRDLLSMSAGHQDEVNLRNESDWIKAFLAHPVPHKPGTHFRYNTPATFMLSAILQKVTGETVVEYLRPRLFEPLGIQFPQWDANPQGISIGGYGLYLRTEDIAKFGQLYLQRGKWNGEQLIPEEWIAEATSKQVSNGSNPASDWDQGYGFQFWRCRNDAFRGDGKDGQFCIVIPEYNAVVAITANTRNMQSELNIVWDKLLPAMSNSPLAADEAALDELNETISSLKAKR
- a CDS encoding thioredoxin family protein, with protein sequence MRYGLLIAALLCFWLTSGIESQSIAGEFNEVKSYLDPAPEWESLPNANGDPLAFSDFKDANVLVVAFTCNSCPYAVDYEDRLIHLTEHYKASDKNVQVVAINVNLVDADLLDAMKVRAKEKSFPFPYLFDETQQIARAYGASRTPEFFVLNKDRQIVYMGAFDDDTNADQTSKHYVKDAIEAALKGDRQEVVETVPIGCSIRFLSEREMDRYKKKQARKKNS
- the pth2 gene encoding aminoacyl-tRNA hydrolase gives rise to the protein MPSEWLSEEHTTAYLEIKDEVPQRAAGESTLLAELPTTSKRILDLGCGDGHLLNLVLQHCPNAVGVGLDFSPAMLRRARELWDGNERVQFVEHDLGQPLGELGTFDAVVSSFAIHHCSHRRKRELYQEVFEHLDPGGVFCNLEHVASPNDNVHAAFMKAISAIETGEDPSNQLLDVETQLQWLRNIGFEDVDCYWKWRELALLIGRRPKSQAEHDSPADAPVKQVIVMRHDLKMRRGKQIAQGAHASMSFLANPLRQKEAVSLNELTNDQQGWLKSRFAKICCRVNSEEELMEIHDAAVEAGLEVHLIVDSGKTEFHGQPTKTCLAIGPDRSDKIDAITGHLELL